One Streptomyces sp. NBC_00223 genomic window carries:
- the ndk gene encoding nucleoside-diphosphate kinase: MSQRTLVLLKPDTVRRGLVGEVIGRIERKAGWTIGAMELRTLDRGTLEQHYAEHVGRPFYEPLMEFMASGPSVALVVEGERVVEGLRALAGPTDPIAAAPGSIRGDFGTIVRENLIHASDSEESAEREIKIFFPGLA; the protein is encoded by the coding sequence GTGTCGCAGCGCACCCTCGTCCTTCTCAAGCCGGACACCGTCCGCCGCGGCCTGGTCGGTGAGGTCATCGGCCGTATAGAACGCAAAGCGGGCTGGACGATCGGCGCGATGGAGCTGCGCACCCTGGACCGCGGCACCCTGGAGCAGCACTACGCCGAGCATGTCGGACGGCCGTTCTACGAGCCGTTGATGGAGTTCATGGCGTCGGGCCCCTCGGTCGCGCTCGTGGTCGAGGGCGAGCGGGTGGTCGAGGGTCTGCGCGCGCTGGCGGGTCCGACCGACCCGATCGCCGCCGCGCCGGGGTCCATTCGGGGGGACTTCGGCACGATCGTGCGGGAGAATCTGATCCACGCCTCCGACTCCGAGGAGTCCGCGGAGCGCGAGATCAAAATCTTCTTCCCCGGTCTGGCGTAA
- a CDS encoding DUF4233 domain-containing protein, protein MRTLCSSTLIGEFFLIGFAGLVAMKHPDLTAGTVWTVCGVAMVLCVLLCGMVTRPGALTIGWALQIGLIASGFWVGTMFFLGVIFAALWWASIHYGRKVDEIRARNAAQPAA, encoded by the coding sequence ATGCGGACGCTGTGTTCGAGCACGTTGATCGGTGAGTTCTTCCTCATCGGCTTCGCCGGGCTGGTCGCGATGAAACACCCCGACCTGACGGCGGGCACGGTGTGGACGGTGTGCGGCGTCGCCATGGTGCTGTGCGTGCTGCTGTGCGGCATGGTCACCCGTCCGGGCGCGCTGACGATCGGCTGGGCACTCCAGATCGGACTGATCGCGAGCGGCTTCTGGGTCGGTACCATGTTCTTCCTCGGCGTCATCTTCGCCGCGCTGTGGTGGGCCTCGATCCACTACGGCCGCAAGGTCGACGAGATCCGGGCCCGGAACGCGGCGCAGCCCGCCGCCTGA
- the mrdA gene encoding penicillin-binding protein 2, with protein MSNIPETGRTTRVTIRLVVLQVLIFSMLLTLGGRLWFLQIRNGQEYDQKAANNHIQQVVTPAVRGAILDDRGVPLADNETRLVVSASRTDLLKQPDDGKAVLTRLAAVLGMEPQDVTDKVRLCDAQTPRPCWNGSPYQPIPITDSATTQQALQIMERREDFPGVTAEPTAVRRYPAPYKANTAQVLGYLGPVTDDEVAASEKTTTPLLRSDQIGRSGLEHTYDSELRGKAGVTRYEVDNLGRVVGKAGDTPAQPGANLVTSIDSKVQAVTEKELLQAMKDARATYDTVTHQNYKADSGAAVVMDNTTGQIIAMASAPTYDPNSWVGGISAKDYKALTDIKSNYPLLNRAIQGQSAPGSTFKVVSTSAAVNAGYSINGSYPCTESVTIGDRTFKNFENESFGDISLARALEVSCDTVFYGISYDQWQKDGGTNPKHPKDWFYKTAHQFGLGAKTGVDLPGEVTGRIPDRKWKKDYFDANRSDWCATKKKHKNDSNPPLGIAIAIENCTDGYVLRAGDSVNYAIGQGDTLVTPIQMARAYAALANGGTLYQPTIGKAVISADGKTVTPIKPKVVGKLPDTPNTLKYINEATAGVITEGTADWKFGGWPQDRIQLHAKTGTAEVEGKQTTSWLTTYTKDYTIVMTISQGGTGSGGSGTAIRRIYEAMYGITKDSGTIDPKKGIMPQPVTTLPKISADGGVVNVRPASFTVAGPTGPRTGDDTTPALAALSPTRTEKLLYGGKYSS; from the coding sequence ATGAGCAACATCCCGGAGACCGGGCGGACCACCCGCGTCACCATCCGGCTGGTCGTCCTCCAGGTGCTGATCTTCTCGATGCTGCTGACCCTCGGCGGACGCCTGTGGTTCCTACAGATCCGCAACGGCCAGGAGTACGACCAGAAGGCCGCGAACAACCACATCCAGCAGGTCGTCACCCCCGCCGTGCGGGGCGCGATCCTCGACGACCGCGGTGTGCCGCTCGCCGACAACGAGACCCGGCTGGTGGTCTCCGCCAGCCGCACCGACCTGCTCAAGCAGCCCGACGACGGCAAGGCCGTACTGACCAGGCTCGCGGCCGTGCTCGGCATGGAGCCGCAGGACGTCACGGACAAGGTGCGGCTGTGCGACGCGCAGACCCCGCGCCCGTGCTGGAACGGTTCGCCGTACCAGCCGATCCCGATCACCGACTCGGCCACCACCCAGCAGGCGCTGCAGATCATGGAGCGCCGCGAGGACTTCCCCGGCGTCACCGCGGAGCCGACCGCCGTACGCCGCTACCCGGCGCCGTACAAGGCGAACACCGCTCAGGTGCTGGGCTATCTGGGGCCGGTCACCGACGACGAGGTGGCCGCCTCGGAGAAGACCACCACGCCGCTGCTGCGCTCGGACCAGATCGGCCGCTCGGGCCTTGAGCACACCTACGACTCCGAGCTGCGCGGCAAGGCGGGCGTGACCCGCTACGAGGTCGACAACCTCGGCCGGGTCGTCGGCAAGGCGGGCGACACCCCCGCGCAGCCCGGGGCCAACCTGGTGACCAGCATCGACTCCAAGGTCCAGGCGGTCACCGAGAAGGAACTCCTCCAGGCGATGAAGGACGCCCGCGCCACGTACGACACGGTCACGCACCAGAACTACAAGGCGGACTCGGGCGCGGCCGTCGTCATGGACAACACGACCGGTCAGATCATCGCCATGGCCAGCGCCCCCACCTACGACCCGAACTCCTGGGTCGGCGGCATCTCCGCGAAGGACTACAAGGCGCTCACGGACATCAAGTCCAACTACCCGCTGCTGAACCGGGCCATCCAGGGCCAGTCCGCCCCCGGCTCGACCTTCAAGGTGGTCTCCACCTCGGCGGCGGTCAACGCGGGCTACTCCATCAACGGCTCGTACCCGTGCACGGAGTCGGTGACCATCGGCGACCGCACCTTCAAGAACTTCGAGAACGAGAGCTTCGGCGACATCTCCCTGGCCCGCGCCCTGGAGGTCTCCTGCGACACCGTCTTCTACGGCATCTCGTACGACCAGTGGCAGAAGGACGGCGGCACCAACCCCAAGCACCCCAAGGACTGGTTCTACAAGACCGCCCACCAGTTCGGCCTCGGCGCCAAGACCGGTGTCGACCTGCCGGGCGAGGTCACCGGCCGGATCCCGGACCGGAAGTGGAAGAAGGACTACTTCGACGCGAACAGGTCCGACTGGTGCGCGACGAAGAAGAAGCACAAGAACGACTCGAACCCGCCGCTGGGCATCGCCATCGCCATCGAGAACTGCACCGACGGCTATGTGCTGCGCGCCGGTGACTCGGTCAACTACGCGATCGGCCAGGGCGACACGCTGGTCACCCCGATCCAGATGGCCCGCGCCTACGCGGCGCTCGCCAACGGCGGCACGCTCTACCAGCCGACCATAGGGAAGGCCGTGATCAGCGCGGACGGCAAGACCGTCACCCCGATCAAGCCCAAGGTCGTGGGCAAGCTCCCCGACACGCCGAACACCCTCAAGTACATCAACGAGGCCACCGCGGGCGTCATCACCGAGGGCACCGCCGACTGGAAGTTCGGCGGCTGGCCACAGGACCGGATCCAGCTGCACGCCAAGACCGGTACCGCGGAGGTCGAGGGCAAGCAGACCACGTCCTGGCTGACCACGTACACCAAGGACTACACGATCGTCATGACGATCTCCCAGGGCGGCACCGGCTCCGGCGGTTCCGGTACCGCGATCCGCCGGATCTACGAGGCGATGTACGGCATCACGAAGGACAGCGGCACGATCGACCCGAAGAAGGGGATCATGCCGCAGCCGGTCACCACGCTGCCGAAGATCTCGGCCGACGGCGGCGTCGTCAACGTACGGCCCGCCTCCTTCACCGTGGCCGGTCCGACCGGGCCGCGTACCGGGGACGACACCACGCCGGCGTTGGCCGCGCTGAGTCCGACCCGCACGGAGAAGCTGCTGTACGGCGGGAAGTACTCGTCATGA
- the mreD gene encoding rod shape-determining protein MreD, producing MRLNRIVLSTVLVVIAMVVQVSVLARLHLPGAVPDLLLLTVLGLALVYGHVGGCLVGFFAGLLADLAPPADHAVGRYALVLCVIGYAAGLAKPENGQIRTAAGPMMVVIGAAIGTTVLYAGVGSLVGDTAGAHVGLGKLVFTATVYDLLLAPFVVPLVMALARRFDRDPLADDSAGGLSGFGGTRPRARSGVSASRGGLFSRAGKASPMPKGVRR from the coding sequence ATGCGCCTCAACCGGATCGTGCTCTCCACCGTCCTGGTGGTCATCGCCATGGTCGTCCAGGTCAGCGTGCTGGCCCGACTGCATCTGCCCGGCGCGGTCCCCGACCTGCTGCTGCTCACGGTGCTCGGGCTGGCCCTGGTCTACGGCCATGTCGGCGGCTGTCTGGTCGGCTTCTTCGCCGGCCTGCTCGCCGACCTCGCCCCGCCCGCCGACCACGCGGTCGGCCGCTACGCCCTCGTGCTGTGCGTGATCGGCTACGCGGCCGGCCTCGCCAAGCCCGAGAACGGCCAGATCCGCACCGCCGCCGGACCGATGATGGTCGTCATCGGCGCGGCGATCGGCACCACGGTGCTCTACGCGGGCGTCGGCAGCCTGGTCGGCGACACCGCGGGCGCCCATGTGGGCCTGGGCAAGCTGGTGTTCACCGCCACGGTGTACGACCTGCTGCTCGCGCCCTTCGTCGTCCCGCTGGTGATGGCGCTGGCCAGACGCTTCGACCGCGACCCGCTGGCGGACGACTCCGCCGGCGGGCTCAGCGGCTTCGGCGGCACCCGTCCGCGCGCCAGGAGCGGGGTCTCCGCCTCGCGCGGCGGCCTGTTCAGCCGGGCCGGCAAGGCGTCGCCCATGCCCAAGGGGGTCCGGCGATGA
- the folC gene encoding bifunctional tetrahydrofolate synthase/dihydrofolate synthase, with protein MSEHPPSDEPYDAPDDLDDEPPGESEPREADMAVIEAGSRTLRTQVTPPAPEDDVPSRPQDPEVDRELRAVEEELLGRWPETKLDPSLVRMTALMDVLGEPQRAYPAIHITGTNGKTSTARMIERLLLAFELRTGRYTSPHVQSVTERISLDGRPISAERFIETYRDLQPYIGMVDAAQPHRLSFFEVLTGMAYAAFADAPVDVAVIEVGMGGSWDATNVLDGQVAVVTPISLDHTERLGGTPGEIAVEKAGIVKKDATAVLAQQPADAARVLLKRAVEVEADVAREGEEFGVLHREIAVGGQLLTLRGLGGEYEQIFLPLHGEHQAHNAAVALAAVEAFFGIGRLHQRTLDVDTVRAAFAAVTSPGRMEVVRRSPTVVLDAAHNPAGALVTAAAVSEVFDFTHLVGVIGPSGDKDVRGLLEAFEPVLSEVVVTRNSTRRAMDVDALAALAVEVFGEDRVQVEPRLDDALEAAVTLAEDEGAYSGAGVLVTGSVITVGEARLLLGRK; from the coding sequence GTGAGCGAGCACCCCCCGAGCGACGAGCCGTACGACGCCCCCGACGACCTCGACGACGAGCCCCCGGGTGAGTCGGAACCGCGTGAGGCCGACATGGCGGTCATCGAGGCGGGCAGCCGTACGCTGCGCACCCAGGTCACCCCGCCGGCCCCGGAGGACGACGTACCGTCCCGGCCGCAGGACCCCGAGGTCGACCGGGAACTGCGCGCGGTCGAGGAGGAACTGCTCGGCCGCTGGCCCGAGACCAAACTCGATCCGTCACTCGTCCGTATGACGGCCCTGATGGACGTCCTCGGCGAACCCCAGCGTGCCTACCCCGCGATCCACATCACCGGCACCAACGGCAAGACCAGCACCGCCCGGATGATCGAGCGGCTGCTGCTCGCCTTCGAGCTGCGCACCGGCCGCTACACCAGCCCCCATGTGCAGTCCGTGACCGAGCGGATCAGCCTGGACGGCAGGCCGATCAGCGCCGAGCGCTTCATCGAGACCTACCGCGACCTCCAGCCGTACATCGGCATGGTGGACGCCGCGCAGCCGCACCGGCTGTCGTTCTTCGAGGTCCTCACCGGCATGGCCTACGCGGCCTTCGCCGACGCCCCCGTCGACGTGGCGGTGATCGAGGTCGGCATGGGCGGCAGCTGGGACGCCACCAATGTGCTGGACGGTCAGGTCGCCGTGGTCACCCCGATCTCGCTCGACCACACCGAGCGGCTCGGCGGCACCCCCGGCGAGATCGCCGTGGAGAAGGCCGGGATCGTCAAGAAGGACGCCACCGCGGTCCTCGCCCAGCAGCCCGCCGACGCGGCGCGTGTGCTGCTCAAGCGGGCGGTCGAGGTGGAGGCCGATGTGGCCCGCGAGGGCGAGGAGTTCGGTGTCCTGCACCGCGAGATCGCCGTCGGCGGGCAGCTGCTGACCCTGCGCGGCCTGGGCGGCGAGTACGAGCAGATCTTCCTGCCGCTGCACGGCGAGCACCAGGCGCACAACGCGGCCGTCGCGCTCGCGGCCGTGGAGGCGTTCTTCGGCATCGGCCGGCTGCATCAGCGCACCCTGGACGTGGACACCGTCCGCGCGGCCTTCGCGGCCGTCACCTCGCCCGGCCGGATGGAGGTGGTCCGCCGCAGCCCCACCGTGGTGCTGGACGCGGCCCACAACCCGGCGGGCGCGCTCGTCACCGCTGCCGCCGTCAGCGAGGTCTTCGACTTCACCCATCTGGTGGGTGTGATCGGGCCGAGCGGTGACAAGGACGTGCGCGGGCTGCTCGAAGCGTTCGAACCGGTGCTCTCCGAGGTCGTGGTGACCCGTAACTCCACCCGTCGCGCGATGGACGTGGACGCGCTGGCCGCGCTCGCCGTCGAGGTGTTCGGCGAGGACCGGGTGCAGGTCGAACCGAGGCTGGACGACGCCCTGGAGGCGGCCGTTACGCTGGCCGAGGACGAGGGCGCGTACTCCGGGGCCGGGGTGCTGGTCACCGGCTCGGTCATCACCGTGGGAGAGGCCCGGCTGCTGCTGGGCCGCAAGTGA
- the mreC gene encoding rod shape-determining protein MreC, whose translation MRDTRESRLLLVLLVVVAFALITMDIRGGENSPLDRPRQAAQSAFGPVEKAVAGAVDPVGNAIDAIRDSGDRSATISRLQRENETLKQQLGSKDITRNRSQELDKLLKTAGAGQYTVKGAQVIAIGAAQGFSWTVTIDAGSHDGITRDMTVINGDGLVGRVTTVGPSTATVLLANDPDFTVGTRLEGSMELGFAGGQGDRPMRVQLLNGKAAVHKGDRLVTFGSEAGKPFVAGVPVGKVVGIEPSAGNLTKTVLVQPYVGFTRLDIVGVVVLGPRTDPRDSVLPPRPAPPHTAAPKGKVTVKPGDNPTPSDTDTGALPADEPTPTNTTRG comes from the coding sequence GTGAGGGACACACGAGAGAGCCGGCTTCTGCTGGTGCTGCTGGTGGTGGTCGCGTTCGCGCTGATCACCATGGACATCCGCGGCGGTGAGAACTCACCGCTCGACCGGCCGCGGCAGGCGGCCCAATCCGCCTTCGGTCCGGTCGAGAAGGCCGTGGCCGGCGCGGTCGACCCGGTCGGGAACGCCATAGACGCCATCCGCGACTCGGGCGACCGCAGCGCCACCATCAGCCGCCTCCAGCGCGAGAACGAGACGCTCAAGCAGCAGCTCGGCAGCAAGGACATCACCCGCAACCGGTCCCAGGAGCTGGACAAGCTGCTCAAGACCGCGGGCGCGGGACAGTACACCGTCAAGGGCGCCCAGGTCATCGCCATAGGAGCGGCCCAGGGCTTCTCCTGGACCGTCACCATCGACGCGGGCAGCCACGACGGCATCACCCGCGACATGACGGTCATCAACGGCGACGGCCTGGTCGGCCGGGTCACCACCGTCGGCCCGTCCACCGCCACCGTGCTGCTCGCCAACGACCCGGACTTCACGGTCGGCACCCGGCTGGAGGGCTCGATGGAGCTGGGCTTCGCCGGAGGCCAGGGCGACCGGCCGATGCGGGTCCAACTGCTCAACGGCAAGGCCGCCGTGCACAAGGGCGACCGGCTGGTCACCTTCGGCTCGGAGGCCGGCAAGCCGTTCGTGGCGGGCGTCCCGGTCGGCAAGGTCGTCGGTATCGAGCCGTCCGCGGGCAACCTCACCAAGACCGTGCTGGTGCAGCCGTACGTCGGCTTCACCCGGCTGGACATAGTGGGCGTCGTCGTTCTCGGGCCGCGCACCGACCCGCGTGACAGCGTGCTGCCGCCGCGGCCCGCCCCGCCGCACACCGCCGCGCCCAAGGGCAAGGTCACGGTGAAGCCCGGCGACAACCCGACCCCCTCGGACACCGACACCGGCGCTCTGCCGGCCGACGAGCCCACCCCGACGAACACCACCAGGGGCTGA
- a CDS encoding valine--tRNA ligase — protein sequence MTDNTQQRPDRGPNSTPELPTQYAPAEVEGALYERWVERGYFEADAKSEKPPYTIVIPPPNVTGSLHLGHAFQHTLMDALTRRKRMQGFESLWLPGMDHAGIATQNKVEQQLAEEGRARQDIGREAFVERVWQWKEEYGGRILGQMRRLGDGVDWSRERFTMDEGLSQAVQTIFKKLYDDELIYRAERIINWCPRCMTAISDIEVEYQDDEGELVSLKYGEGDETVVVATTRVETMLGDTAVAVHPDDERYAHLIGKRIKLPLTDRTIPVVADTHVDPEFGTGAVKVTPAHDPNDFAIGQRHGLESLTIMDERAVITVPGPFQGLDRFEARSAIVAALREQGRIVAEKRPYVHSVGHCSRCKTTIEPRLSLQWWVKVEPLAKASGDAVRDGRVSIHPPEMSKRYFDWVDNMHDWCISRQLWWGHRIPVWYGPNGEQICVGPHEQPPTGEGWTQDSDVLDTWFSSALWPFSTLGWPEQTPDLEKFYPTDVLLTGHDIIFFWVARMMMFGLYAMDGVAPFHTIALTGLVRDEFGKKMSKSNPNSVDPLDWMDAYGSDAVRFTLARGANPGADVPIGEDWVQASRNFANKIWNATRFALMNGATVEGPLPAPEEQSATDRWILSRLNTVLAEVDALYDDYQFAKLSDALYHFAWDEVFDWYVELSKTTFFKGGEGARVSGRVLGEVLDVTLRLLHPIVPFVTETLWTTLTGKESVVIADWPRDSGFRDAAAEAEIAEVQRVVTEVRRFRSDQGLQPGQKVPALLTVDGTLLAPHEDAIRQLLRLQPAGEGFHATATLPVGGATVALDLSGTIDVAAERKRLGKDLAAAQKEKADAGKKLGNEAFLGKAPEPVVAKIRARLATAESDIARITAQLAALPES from the coding sequence GTGACCGACAACACTCAGCAGCGCCCCGACCGAGGGCCGAACAGCACCCCCGAACTGCCGACCCAGTACGCGCCGGCCGAGGTAGAGGGGGCGCTGTACGAGCGCTGGGTGGAGCGCGGCTACTTCGAGGCCGACGCCAAGAGCGAGAAGCCGCCGTACACCATCGTCATCCCGCCGCCGAACGTCACGGGCAGCCTGCACCTCGGGCACGCCTTCCAGCACACGCTGATGGACGCGCTCACCCGCCGCAAGCGCATGCAGGGCTTCGAGTCGCTGTGGCTGCCCGGCATGGACCACGCCGGCATCGCCACCCAGAACAAGGTCGAGCAGCAGCTCGCCGAGGAGGGCCGGGCCCGGCAGGACATCGGGCGCGAGGCGTTCGTCGAGCGGGTCTGGCAGTGGAAAGAGGAGTACGGCGGCCGTATCCTCGGCCAGATGCGCCGCCTCGGCGACGGCGTCGACTGGTCCCGTGAGCGCTTCACCATGGACGAGGGCCTGTCCCAGGCCGTCCAGACCATCTTCAAGAAGCTCTACGACGACGAGCTGATCTACCGCGCCGAGCGGATCATCAACTGGTGTCCGCGCTGTATGACGGCCATCTCCGACATCGAGGTCGAGTACCAGGACGACGAGGGCGAGCTGGTCTCGCTCAAGTACGGAGAGGGCGACGAGACGGTCGTCGTCGCGACCACCCGGGTCGAGACGATGCTCGGCGACACCGCGGTCGCCGTCCACCCCGACGACGAGCGGTACGCGCATCTGATCGGCAAGCGGATCAAGCTGCCGCTCACCGACCGTACGATCCCGGTGGTCGCGGACACCCATGTCGACCCGGAGTTCGGCACGGGCGCGGTCAAGGTGACGCCCGCGCACGACCCGAACGACTTCGCGATCGGCCAGCGGCACGGCCTGGAGTCTCTGACGATCATGGACGAGCGCGCGGTCATCACCGTGCCCGGCCCCTTCCAGGGACTCGACCGGTTCGAGGCGCGCTCGGCGATCGTCGCGGCGCTGCGCGAGCAGGGCCGGATCGTCGCGGAGAAGCGGCCGTACGTCCACTCCGTCGGGCACTGCTCGCGCTGCAAGACCACCATCGAGCCGCGGCTGTCGCTCCAGTGGTGGGTCAAGGTCGAGCCGCTGGCGAAGGCGTCCGGCGACGCGGTCCGCGACGGCCGGGTGAGCATCCACCCGCCGGAGATGTCGAAGCGCTACTTCGACTGGGTCGACAACATGCACGACTGGTGCATCTCGCGCCAGTTGTGGTGGGGCCACCGCATCCCGGTCTGGTACGGGCCGAACGGCGAGCAGATCTGTGTCGGACCGCACGAGCAGCCGCCGACGGGCGAGGGCTGGACCCAGGACTCCGACGTCCTGGACACCTGGTTCTCCTCGGCCCTGTGGCCGTTCTCCACCCTGGGCTGGCCCGAACAGACCCCGGACCTGGAGAAGTTCTACCCGACCGACGTCCTGCTCACCGGCCACGACATCATCTTCTTCTGGGTCGCCCGGATGATGATGTTCGGCCTCTACGCCATGGACGGCGTCGCGCCCTTCCACACCATCGCGCTCACCGGCCTGGTCCGCGACGAGTTCGGCAAGAAGATGTCGAAGTCCAACCCCAACTCGGTGGACCCGCTGGACTGGATGGACGCCTACGGCTCCGACGCCGTCCGCTTCACCCTGGCCAGGGGCGCCAACCCGGGCGCGGACGTGCCCATCGGCGAGGACTGGGTCCAGGCGTCGCGTAACTTCGCGAACAAGATCTGGAACGCCACCCGGTTCGCGCTGATGAACGGCGCCACGGTCGAGGGCCCGCTGCCCGCGCCCGAGGAGCAGTCGGCGACCGACCGCTGGATCCTGTCCCGGCTGAACACCGTCCTTGCCGAGGTCGACGCGCTCTACGACGACTACCAGTTCGCCAAGCTCTCCGACGCGCTCTACCACTTCGCGTGGGACGAGGTCTTCGACTGGTACGTCGAGCTGTCGAAGACCACGTTCTTCAAGGGCGGCGAGGGCGCGCGGGTCTCCGGCCGGGTGCTGGGCGAGGTGCTGGACGTCACGCTGCGGCTGCTGCACCCGATCGTGCCCTTCGTCACCGAGACGCTGTGGACCACGCTGACCGGCAAGGAGTCCGTGGTGATCGCGGACTGGCCCCGGGACAGCGGCTTCCGCGACGCGGCGGCCGAGGCGGAGATCGCCGAGGTCCAGCGGGTGGTCACCGAGGTCCGCCGGTTCCGCTCCGACCAGGGCCTCCAGCCCGGCCAGAAGGTCCCGGCGCTGCTCACCGTCGACGGCACACTGCTCGCGCCGCACGAGGACGCCATCCGGCAGCTGCTGCGCCTCCAGCCCGCGGGCGAGGGCTTCCACGCCACCGCCACGCTGCCGGTGGGCGGCGCCACGGTCGCGCTCGACCTGTCGGGCACGATCGATGTCGCGGCCGAGCGCAAGCGGCTCGGCAAGGACCTCGCCGCCGCGCAGAAGGAGAAGGCGGACGCCGGGAAGAAGCTGGGCAACGAGGCGTTCCTCGGCAAGGCGCCCGAGCCGGTCGTCGCCAAGATCCGGGCCCGGCTGGCCACCGCGGAGTCCGACATCGCCCGTATCACCGCCCAGCTCGCGGCGCTGCCCGAGAGCTGA
- a CDS encoding rod shape-determining protein: protein MSFIGRDMAVDLGTANTLVYVRGRGIVLNEPSVVAVNTNTGGILAVGSEAKKMIGRTPGNIVAVRPLKDGVIADFEITERMLRYFILKIHRRRYMVRPRVVVCVPSGITGVERRAVIEAATQAGARTVHIIEEPMAAAIGAGLPVHEATGNMVVDIGGGTTEVAVISLGGIVTAQSIRVAGDELDNAIIQHIKKEYSLLLGERTAEQIKLTIGSAFDPKPKQEEHTEIRGRDLVSGLPKTVVISAGEVRKAIEEPVNAIVDAVKTTLDKCPPELSGDIMDRGIVLAGGGALLRGLDERLRHETGMPIHIAESPLDCVALGAGKCVEDFEALQQVLDAAPRR from the coding sequence ATGTCGTTCATCGGCCGTGACATGGCTGTCGACCTCGGGACGGCCAACACGCTGGTGTACGTCAGGGGCCGCGGGATCGTCCTGAACGAGCCGTCGGTCGTGGCGGTCAACACCAACACCGGTGGCATCCTCGCGGTCGGCTCCGAGGCCAAGAAGATGATCGGCCGCACTCCCGGCAACATCGTGGCCGTCCGGCCGCTGAAGGACGGCGTCATCGCCGACTTCGAGATCACCGAGCGCATGCTGCGCTACTTCATCCTCAAGATCCACCGGCGCCGGTACATGGTCCGGCCGCGTGTGGTGGTGTGCGTGCCCTCCGGTATCACCGGAGTGGAGCGCCGCGCCGTCATCGAGGCCGCCACGCAGGCCGGCGCCCGTACCGTGCACATCATCGAGGAGCCGATGGCCGCCGCGATCGGCGCCGGGCTCCCGGTGCACGAGGCGACCGGCAACATGGTGGTGGACATCGGCGGCGGCACCACCGAGGTCGCGGTCATCAGCCTCGGCGGCATCGTCACCGCGCAGTCCATCCGGGTCGCGGGCGACGAGCTGGACAACGCGATCATCCAGCACATCAAGAAGGAGTACAGCCTGCTGCTCGGCGAGCGCACCGCCGAGCAGATCAAGCTCACCATCGGCTCGGCGTTCGACCCGAAGCCGAAGCAGGAGGAACACACCGAGATCCGCGGCCGTGACCTGGTCAGCGGCCTGCCCAAGACCGTGGTGATCTCCGCGGGCGAGGTGCGCAAGGCCATTGAGGAACCGGTCAACGCGATCGTGGACGCGGTCAAGACCACCCTGGACAAGTGCCCGCCGGAGCTTTCCGGCGACATCATGGACCGCGGCATCGTGCTGGCCGGCGGCGGCGCCCTGCTCCGCGGTCTGGACGAGCGGCTCCGGCACGAGACGGGCATGCCCATCCACATCGCCGAGTCCCCGCTCGACTGCGTGGCGCTCGGCGCCGGCAAGTGCGTCGAGGACTTCGAGGCCCTGCAGCAGGTCCTCGACGCCGCCCCGCGCAGATGA